Part of the Actinomycetota bacterium genome, CCACCAGGTCGGCGTCGAGGAAGCAGATCACGTCGGAGTCGGCGGCGGCGACGCCAGCGACCATCGCGCGTCCCTTCCCGGCGCGCGGCTCGGTGACGACGCGAGCGCCGTGCCGGCGGGCCACCTCGGCGGTCGCGTCCGTCGAGCCGTTGTCGACGACGATGACCTCCTCGACGAGTCCCGCGGACTTCGCCGCATCGATCACGTCACCGATCGTCGCTTCCTCGTTGTACGCGGGGATGATGACGGTGCCGCTGGCGGTCACGAGGCAGCCGGATGCTCGTCCGCTTCCCGGTCCTCGACCAGCTCCACCAGCACCCCGCCGGTGCTCGCCGGGTGGACGAACGCAACGGTGTGCCCCCCACCGCCTCGGCGCGGGGCGGTGTCGATCAGACGAACCCCGGCGTCGCTGAGCTCGGCCAGCGCGTCGGCGACGGAGGGGACCGCGAAGGCGACGTGGTGCATCCCGGGGCCGTGACGGTCGAGGAACCGCGCAACGGTCGAACCTTCGCTGGTCGGCGCGATCAGCTGGATGTAGCCGTCGCCCACCCGGAGCATCGCTTCCTCCACGAGGTCCGTCTCGAGCACCTCGCGCCCTTCCAGCTCCGCCCCGAACACCCCTTCCCACAGCGCGATGGCAACGTCGAGATCGTCGACCGCGAACGCGACCTGTTCGATGCGGGTCAGCTCCACAGGCATCCTCCGATCGGGCCGCGCTCATCCTGCCGGCTCGCCGCCGACGTCCGCCAACCGCCGGGCCGTCCAGCTGGCCGCTTGCGGGAGGCGCTCACCGCTGCGCGTACGATGGCGCGGCACCCACGCCAGGAGAACGGCCTGTGAGCAACCAAACCGTCATCGTCGGCTACGCCCGCACGCCGATCGCGAGGTTCAGCGGTGGCCTCGCGCCGCTGTCGGCCACGAACCTCGGTGCCATCGCGATCGACGCGGCGCTGCGCAAGGCCGGCGTCGCTCCCGAACAGGTCGGCTACGTGGTGATGGGTCACGTGCTGCAGGCCGGCCAGGGACAGATCACCGCTCGGCAGGCCGCGGTGGAAGCCGGCGTGCCGATGACCACCCCAGCAGTGACCGTCAACAAGGTGTGCCTGTCGGGGATGACCGCCATCGCCGACGCGGACCGGCTGATCCGCGCCGGTGACTTCGACGTGGTCGTCGCCGGGGGGATGGAGTCGATGACCAACGCCCCGTACCTGCTGCCCCAGGGCCGTTTCGGGTACCGCATGGGTGACGGGACCCTGGTCGATGCGATGATGTGGGATGGGCTGACCGACCCGTTCGAGCACGTCAGCATGGGAGCTGCCAGCGACGACGTGAACACCCGGCTGCAGATCGACCGCGAGGCGCAGGACGAGTGGGCCGCCCGGTCGCACGAGCGGGCCGTGACCGCCTGGAAGGAGGGCCTCTTCGCCGACGAGGTGGTCTCGGTGCAGGTCCCCTCGGGCCGGGGCAACCGAGGTGAGGCCGTGATCGTCGAGCAGGACGAGGGCATGCGACCTGGCACGACCGCCGAGCGCCTGGCAGGTCTGCGCCCCGCGTTCAGCCAACAGGGCACGATCACCGCCGGGAACGCGTCGCAGATCTCGGACGGGGCTGCCGCACTCGTCCTCACATCGCGCGACAAGGCCGACGAGCTCGGCTTGAGCGCCCTGGGCACGGTCCGGGGTTGGGCGACGGTCGCCGGCCCCGACAGCTCCCTGCACAACCAGCCCAGCCGGGCCATCGCGGCGGTCTCCGAGCGGCTTGGCGACGATCCGGCCGCCTACGACCTGTACGAGATCAACGAGGCGTTCGCAGCGGTCGCGATCCAGTCCGTCCGTGACCTCGGCCTCGACGAGGACCGGGTGAACGTCAACGGCGGCGCGGTCGCCCTGGGCCACCCGATCGGCGCGACCGGTGCCCGGATCACCATCACGCTGTTGGCTGAGCTGGCCCGCCGCGGCGGTGGGCGCGGCGTCGCAGCGCTGTGCGGCGGCGGCGGACAGGGGGACGCGCTGGTGGTCGACGTCTCCGATCACGACCCGGTCGTCTCGTAGCGGGTGACCTCGGCGGACGTCGGCGACCTGATCGAGGGCCTCGACAAGGGCGAACGCCGTGCCCTGGCCCGGTTGCTGACGCTGATCCAGGACGGCGGTCCCCACGTCCTGCGTGACGTGGTCGAGGCGCTGCACCCGCGGACCGGGAACGCACGGGTCATCGGCGTCACCGGGTCGCCGGGTGTGGGCAAGTCGACCCTGACCAACAGCCTCGCTGCGGAGCTGCGGTCGAGGGGCCAGACCGTGGCGGTCGTGGCCATCGACCCGTCCTCGCCGTTCACCGGCGGGGCGCTCCTCGGCGACCGCGTCCGGATGCAGTCGCACTACGCCGATCCGGGGGTGTTCATCCGGTCGATGGCGGCCCGCGGGCACCTGGGCGGGATCGCGTTCGCGACGCCCCAGGCCGTCCTGGTCCTCGACGCCGCCGGTTTCGACGTCGCGATCATCGAGACGGTCGGGGTGGGCCAGTCCGAGGTCGAGGTCGCTGCCACCGCGGACACCACCGTTGTGTGCGTCGCCCCGGGCATGGGCGACAGCATCCAGGCGGCGAAGGCTG contains:
- a CDS encoding glycosyltransferase, producing the protein MTASGTVIIPAYNEEATIGDVIDAAKSAGLVEEVIVVDNGSTDATAEVARRHGARVVTEPRAGKGRAMVAGVAAADSDVICFLDADLVDLRPDHVDRLIGAVSIGGAGMSLGLFDRGPVANWFFLHVLPKLTGERAMRRDLFESLDPEDIVGYEVEAT
- the mce gene encoding methylmalonyl-CoA epimerase, yielding MPVELTRIEQVAFAVDDLDVAIALWEGVFGAELEGREVLETDLVEEAMLRVGDGYIQLIAPTSEGSTVARFLDRHGPGMHHVAFAVPSVADALAELSDAGVRLIDTAPRRGGGGHTVAFVHPASTGGVLVELVEDREADEHPAAS
- a CDS encoding acetyl-CoA C-acetyltransferase, translating into MSNQTVIVGYARTPIARFSGGLAPLSATNLGAIAIDAALRKAGVAPEQVGYVVMGHVLQAGQGQITARQAAVEAGVPMTTPAVTVNKVCLSGMTAIADADRLIRAGDFDVVVAGGMESMTNAPYLLPQGRFGYRMGDGTLVDAMMWDGLTDPFEHVSMGAASDDVNTRLQIDREAQDEWAARSHERAVTAWKEGLFADEVVSVQVPSGRGNRGEAVIVEQDEGMRPGTTAERLAGLRPAFSQQGTITAGNASQISDGAAALVLTSRDKADELGLSALGTVRGWATVAGPDSSLHNQPSRAIAAVSERLGDDPAAYDLYEINEAFAAVAIQSVRDLGLDEDRVNVNGGAVALGHPIGATGARITITLLAELARRGGGRGVAALCGGGGQGDALVVDVSDHDPVVS
- the meaB gene encoding methylmalonyl Co-A mutase-associated GTPase MeaB, which encodes MTSADVGDLIEGLDKGERRALARLLTLIQDGGPHVLRDVVEALHPRTGNARVIGVTGSPGVGKSTLTNSLAAELRSRGQTVAVVAIDPSSPFTGGALLGDRVRMQSHYADPGVFIRSMAARGHLGGIAFATPQAVLVLDAAGFDVAIIETVGVGQSEVEVAATADTTVVCVAPGMGDSIQAAKAGILEVADVFVINKADHGGAGRTESELRAMLELGHQLSSGGPDEHRWMPPIVRTVAVRGDGITELVDALERHHRYLVDHGILDVRRRERARQTIREIAVAQVRERMATAAGATDPLLDRLAEDVAARELTPYAAADQLLEALEA